CGAGGACGCCGCCAGGGCCTACGACCGCGCCGCCGTCGAGTTCCGCGGCCCGCGCGCCAAGCTAAACTTCTCCTTCCCCGAGCAGCATCTCCGCGACGACAGCGGCAATGCCGCGGCCAAGTCAGACGCGTGCTCTCCGTCGCCTTCGCCCCGCAGCGCGGAGGAGGAGGAAACAGGGGACCTGCTCTGGGACGGCCTGGTGGACTTGATGAAGCTGGACGAGAGCGACCTCTGCTTACTGCTCCCGGTCGACAACACTTTGGATAAATTTCACGCACCGGGACAGAGACGATCGGGATCAGGGGTACCCCTCTGCTACTAGTGTTAGACTATTAGCGAGGACAGTACCAGATAGACTGGTGTCAGTGCGCTTGTACGCCACTCCTAATCCTGCTCACTGCTTGGTTAGCACACGTCCTAGCTTCGGTTGTAATTCTGCATAAATAGGCACCCGATCAATGGAAAAGTTGTGTTCAACCATACTCCCCTGTCATGTTGTATGTAGACAAATCCTATTTTGGGCTTATTTGTTGGAACTACAATGACGGTTAACCAGGGGAAACCCCCTTTGCTCAATTTTTTTGTTGGAACTCTAATGGTGTTTAGACCAAATTAACTATTTATAGTGTAAATTTTCATAAATTTTAAATCATGGCACCCTAGTGTTGAGATCCTAGGCTCGCCACTGAAGACGATCACAATCGGAGCCACTCTCCACTCTCACCGACTAGGCGAACCCACATGGCATAAATGTTCATTGGCAAGCAATGTTAGCATGAGCTCTTTCCCCTTTCTCGTTTAATATATGATACGTACACTCGTGCGGATTCGAGAAGAAAAAAAAGCAATGTTAACATAAGCTCAATGCTGCATGGTTTAAATGACCATATGACAATCCGTTGCCGAATATCTTGGAGGCTATGAGCTTAAACAACGCCAACATAGTGCGGCACCTCTAACAATTATGCAAGATAGATCCAATGGTGACTGCACCGTAATTTCGAACAGAAATGGCCGGGTGGACATAATGCGGCCGACGCATCAGTTTCAATGGAAAACCTTGATGGCACTTGAGATAGATTCGATGGACAATAATCTTAGATTTACAGGTGTTGCCTAACGGAAGGTACGGACGGATGGGGTGTGCTCCTCTAAGGCCTTGTTTGGTTGCAGCGTGAGCATTCCCAGGGCAGCAAAACCCCAACGGGGGGATTTCCCTGGTAGGTGAGATTCCTCCTACCACCACGGGGgatatttcctttgccatttggTAACAGGTGGATGGGGAAAAACTGaggccttctttggttcataggataggaattttataggaataggaaaatcataggaagtgagatgacatgcatgtcaatttctatagagaaagagatgtcatttgatacataggataggattttttccattgagtctaggctaatgtttttttcttccaaaacatgaaggattgattcctatcctacataggaataggaatccattcctgcAAACCAAAGTgcttcaaaggaatttttcctttgcaaatcctatcctatagaattcctacaaaaatcctacaaaccaaaggaggcaTGAATCGTTCTAGCGTCTGAATCACATAGTAGATAATTTGTTTATTAATAAACATTAGAAAACAGACCAATTCCACATGTAATTCCCAAAAAAGTCTAAACAAAAACCACAAAATAATTCTGCAAAATGCATAGGAATGTCCAGGACATTACGAATAATTCCAGAATTTGAAAATAATCAGAGGAAATCAATGAACTTGCAAATTGATAAATAATAATATATTGAGAATATCATCTCGACACACTTTTGAGAAAATCATCTAGAGGTGCATTTCTTAGGAAGTTAATACAGAAATCTTCCTCCTCTCATGTTATCATTacaaataagaacatcattattCAACAGTTTCTGAGTTTTAGAACAATGAGGCCAACGCCAATATGAACAAATAGATTTCAGGTACTAGAAACACGATAGTTGCGTGCTTGTCCTGGACCTTTACCCCAGTACCAAAAGTGCTAAATTATCAAAAACCATGTCCAGGACAACCACACTTCTGAAGATGCAAGTTGTAAGGGAATGTTGAGGATATCTCGTCTTCCTCTACTCCACGTCAGCTGAGAACCGCAGCTCCACGCCAACTAAATTATAAGTATTTTTTTTGGAAGTCAGCAACTGTTTTAGAATACAACAGTTTAGTAAATCATTCAATACTAGAACACAGTTTCATTGCACTGTTTTCAAGCATAAATAGATCAACAAGAGATGGCAAGACTAGTGAAAAGGCTCACCATTCTGACTAGTACTCGACCAATACGGTGATTCTATGTTGCATTTGAGAACATTACATGACCATGGTTTATCCTATCTGAGCCCTTCTCTACTGGATGGAAAGAAAGGCACACATACAACTGTAGAAGGTTAATCGAGCATAGAAAAATGCAATTGGTTTATCCTATCACTGATCCACCTACCAGCTCGCTTATCCTTTTTAGATAAGAACTGTGAATAGATTGATGTAAGTTAACAAATAAAGCATTATTGGGCAGACATTTTCAGACTATAGGCAAGGTAGTTTTtcttcattgcagaagtaaaagGTATATACTGTATAAAAATAAAGACAAAGAAAAAAGTATGTGTAATACGTGCAGCAATAACATTGGCTGCAACAGCCTTAAAAACACATGGGCTAGAAAATGAGCCTTGGAAGATTAAATCATGAAGGCTCACTTGTGCTAATTTTAGTTAGGGAAAAACCCTTCACTCCACCAAACAGGATTACATAGTTTAGAAGCAGTTCGTTTCTTTGCAAAGATAAGACTATCTCGCAACACGAAGAATGACATAGTGTCACTTATCAGATTCAGACAAACCACAAATCATTATCAAGCAATGTTATTTTTAATCTGGACAGTCATTCCATATTCGCCAACAAAAAATAAATTATGTGCATCATGTATATTTTGAGCTTAAACTATAATTTCAGTGCAACAAATTCCATATGTATATACTAAAGCAAGAGACAGTAATGATTACTATTTTGAGCTTAGACAATCATTGCAACAGATTCAGTAACAAATTGTCCTCCTCTGGTATTAACGCAGAGCAACATTAAAACAATCACTCATAGTTTGGGTCATAAGAATTTGGATTTTATACTCTACTAGCTAAACACAGATGCAAGATCCAGTAGTAGCTAAGGAATCAAGAGTTGAAAGAACAAACCAAACACCGTCCATCTGCATATGCCAAAATAAGAATCACTTAGCAGATTATTCACATCTAGTCTTAACATAAAGTAACATTACAATAGCATAAGAATTGGATGAGGAATTTCTAGTGTACTAGCAAATATCAATTCACAGGGATTTAAACCGAACAAGGTATGAAGGTATTTCCCCTGGATGGCACATATGTGTCTTGGATGGAGCTGCTGCACACGCATCCTGTTTTTTTTGTACAAAGTTGACTCAGGCCAAGAACCCGCCATCCGTAGATACTGATGCCCATACTTCAGATTTAATTGCTGAAATCAATTGCTACGAGGAAACATTGATGATACCCATTACTACAAATTGATCCCCTTCAATGCACCAATCTACATCAATCAGTTGTAGTCCAAGTTAAATTACGGCCCATATCCAAATGCTAGAATACTCACAGTAGGACCAAGCCTCAGAGCACAAACAAAGCAGGAGGATTTTTCAGTAATCCATCAGAAACAACGGCTTAAACTAAATAAATAGCAGCTATAAAAAAAGAGGTAAAGCTTGATTTTGAAGCAGTAGTATACATATCTACTACCAATTAAAAGGAGGCGGTTTGTGCTCACTCGAGATTGCTGATGGTGGGCTTTAAGATGGCCGATGCTCATGTTCTTGGATCTGGAACCCAACAAGTTCAAGCATCAGTTCATGCACCCTGAGTGCACAGATTGGAGAACAAAATATGAGGTGGAAGAGGAGGGGGTAACCTTGGTCGAAGTAGGTgtctgccgctgccgccgccgccgccgtcgccattGCTAGATGGGTCAGCAGCTTCGAGGCGGAGGGTGATCCGAGGAAGGAGGAGGGTGACGGTCGTGGCCCATCGCCGCCGCTGACActggaggagtggagcgtggatGCTGAGCACCGGGCGGAGGAGGTCGAGGGACGTCACTTCGGTCGCCGGCGGAAAATCTCGGATGCGGAGGAGGATCTTGGTCGACGACGCTTGTCGGTCGCGAGAGAGCGAGCTGAGTCAAGGGTTTTCTCCCTGACCTATCGACACCGGGCGATCTATACCCGGGATGGGCCGCGGAAAGGCCAGGGGTCTTTCCCCTCCGCGTGTCACCAAATGGCGTCGTTCACCCCCCCGGGCCAACTCAGCCCATGGTTCTCCCACCCAGGGAAATAACGGGGATCCCCCCGGGATCCCGCGGAACCAAACGAGGCCTAATTATAACCCCCCCCCCGGTTCAAATTTCATTGGTGGGCCCGCCCCCTAAATTTAATCCCAGCCATTCATTCCTAATAAGGCCGTAAACCATCAGTATGTGTAGAATTACTCATCCATATCTATTGGCGGGACAAGGCATGTTGAAGCAAATGTTGAATTAGCTTAGATAATAACCTTGTAAAGATTCTATCTCATGTCGACAGGCACGAGGTATTTTCTTAGTTACATGGACCATCTCTACTCTCTTTGAATGTAAATGTAGATAACATCACTACCGAAATCAGGGGCTATGCCTACGGCCCAAGGCCGTCGGCATATGCCACAATGTCGTCGGCATAGGCCTATGCCTACGGCTGCCGTCGGCATACCCCCGTCGGCATAGAATACGTCAGCGTATTCTGtcaggccgtcggcatagtttcaCCGTCGGTAAAAAAAGAACAAGACGGCAGCTGACGGCGCCGTAGCTAAATAAAACCAACCAGGAGCTGCCACACGGCAAAATTATGCCTACGGATTTGCCACGTGGCAGCTCATGGTTGCTCCTGGCTGAGtactatgcctacggcaaagtcGTAGGAATAGATGATCTATGCCAACGGCTTTGCCATAGGCATAGTCCTCGGCCAGGAGCTACCAAGTGATATTGCAAAAACTGAATAAAAGAAACTATATTCATAATAACTGAAGCATTGCAATTATTTGGCCTGAATAATAAACAATAGACTTTATTAATATGAATGTCAACTACAAGCATTCAGGAATTACACTTAGAGGAAAAGGAAATAAAAGAAGAAAGGAAAAGTCCTAAACTAAACCTATACTAAACTATCTACTTCATCTTCTGCTTCTTTCTTCTAGTTCATCAACCTGCAAAACAAGAAACAACAAATAGGAAAAACTTGATTAAGGTTAAAATGTAGCATTCCCCTTAGGGAAATGCCTTTGCTGTAGGAGCTAGCACTTAGGAGTTTGGAAACATTAGTCAAACCCCAATCAGATTAAGTTGATAAAAGAAACATTAGAAGAGAGCCAACACTGCATAAATGGAGCCAATGGA
This window of the Triticum urartu cultivar G1812 unplaced genomic scaffold, Tu2.1 TuUngrouped_contig_4979, whole genome shotgun sequence genome carries:
- the LOC125528596 gene encoding ethylene-responsive transcription factor ERF109-like, whose protein sequence is DAARAYDRAAVEFRGPRAKLNFSFPEQHLRDDSGNAAAKSDACSPSPSPRSAEEEETGDLLWDGLVDLMKLDESDLCLLLPVDNTLDKFHAPGQRRSGSGVPLCY